Sequence from the Pedobacter sp. D749 genome:
AAGATTAATTCGCACAGAGACTGAAATTTCTAAGAAATTATGAGTCAGGCTCAACTCCTTTAAATAAAATTACCTCCCCCTGATTTAGCATTTAATATCTTTGCCAGATGGAATACGTATTGGATAATCCCATTTATCATGCCTTAACTTCTGGCCATAAGCACCTGGCAAAAGGTGTAGAAACAGTAAAGTATTACACCGAAGATGTTACTGCATTTGCCGGCTTAAAAAATAATTCGCAGGAGAATTTAAATACCCTTTACCGGATTAGCCCTGCAGAAAGCCTTTTTGTTTTTTTCGCAAAAACACCGGTCGAAATTCCAGAACAGTGGAAATTATTGACACATATCGATATGTACCAGTTTATTTTCCGTGGAGTAAAAGTTCCTGATACAGATGGAGCGGAGCTCACAGATCTTGATCAGGAACATGTTGCCGAGATGATTGATCTTGTGGAATTGACTAAACCAGGACCTTTCCTGTCCAAAACTATAGAATTGAGCAATTATACGGGCATATTCGTCGATGGGAAACTGGCATCTATGGCTGGTCACCGTTTTTTCCCAAGCCCCTACCGCGAGGTAAGCGCGGTTTGTACCCATCCCGATCATTTAGGAAAAGGTTATTCCTTTAAGATCCTGAAAGAGCAGATCAAACGCATATTGCTCCGCAATGAAATCCCTTTTCTGCACGTGAGGAACGATAATGAGGCTGCTATCAAGCTTTATCAGAAACTGGATTTCGAAATCAGGACCGATATGATTGCCTACGTGATCAAAAAAGAGGCTTTATAGGTTCAAGAGAGAATGTTTCTAAATAGAAATCAGTAAAAAAATTACGGTTTTTATGGCTTAGTTTTGCCAGACAAATAACAAAACATGTCTAAAACAAAACTTACCATTAACAATAACGGCTCTGTTAAAATTGAGGGCGATTTCGAAATTGTAGATAGAAACGGAAACGTTTATGGCCTACAGGGCAGAGAAGTTCTTTCGATCTGCCGTTGTGGTTTATCAAAAAACAAACCTTTTTGCGACGGCGCACACAATGGCCACTTTGAGCATGAAGCCATTGCATTCGATCTTCCTCCTAAAAAAGTTTAATAAAAATCATTTAAAAGCATCGATCTTACAAGGTTGGTGCTTTTTGCTTCAGGTATAACGATGAAAATTAATTACCAATCTGTGATGGTGACCTGCCATAAGCCTTTTTAAATGCAAAAGAGAAATGCGATAAATCTT
This genomic interval carries:
- a CDS encoding GNAT family N-acetyltransferase produces the protein MEYVLDNPIYHALTSGHKHLAKGVETVKYYTEDVTAFAGLKNNSQENLNTLYRISPAESLFVFFAKTPVEIPEQWKLLTHIDMYQFIFRGVKVPDTDGAELTDLDQEHVAEMIDLVELTKPGPFLSKTIELSNYTGIFVDGKLASMAGHRFFPSPYREVSAVCTHPDHLGKGYSFKILKEQIKRILLRNEIPFLHVRNDNEAAIKLYQKLDFEIRTDMIAYVIKKEAL
- a CDS encoding CDGSH iron-sulfur domain-containing protein; the protein is MSKTKLTINNNGSVKIEGDFEIVDRNGNVYGLQGREVLSICRCGLSKNKPFCDGAHNGHFEHEAIAFDLPPKKV